The proteins below are encoded in one region of Gallus gallus isolate bGalGal1 chromosome 12, bGalGal1.mat.broiler.GRCg7b, whole genome shotgun sequence:
- the EMC3 gene encoding ER membrane protein complex subunit 3, whose amino-acid sequence MSEPELLLDSNIRLWVVLPIVFITFFVGMIRHYVSILLQSDKRLTQEQVSDSQVLIRSRVLRENGKYIPKQSFLTRKYYFNNPEDGFFKKTKRKVVPPSPMTDPTMLTDMMKGNVTNVLPMILIGGWINMTFSGFVTTKVPFPLTLRFKPMLQQGIELLTLDASWVSSASWYFLNVFGLRSIYTLILGQDNAADQSRVMQEQMTGAAMAMPADTNKAFKTEWEALELTDHQWALEDVEEELMAKDLHFEGMFKEELQTSIF is encoded by the exons ATGAGCGAGCCCGAGCTGCTGCTGGATTCCAACATCCGGCTGTGGGTGGTGCTGCCCATCGTCTTCATCACCTTCTTCGTGGGCATGATCCGCCACTACGtctccatcctgctgcagaGCGACAAGCGCCTCACACAGGAGCAGGTGTCGGACAG CCAAGTCCTGATTCGGAGCAGGGTCCTGCGGGAGAATGGAAAATACATCCCGAAGCAG tctttcctGACCCGGAAATACTATTTTAATAACCCAGAAGATggattttttaagaaaacaaaaagaaaggtgGTGCCTCCTTCACCCATGACAG ATCCTACCATGTTGACAGACATGATGAAAGGGAATGTAACTAACGTTCTGCCTATGATCCTTATCGGCGGTTGGATCAACATGACATTCTCAGGGTTTGTCACAA CAAAGGTCCCATTTCCTCTGACACTGCGCTTCAAACCAATGCTGCAGCAAGGAATTGAACTGCTCACTTTAGATGCATCCTG GGTGAGCTCTGCTTCCTGGTACTTCTTGAATGTGTTTGGACTCAGAAGCATCTATACCCTCATTCTGGGTCAAGATAATG CTGCAGATCAGTCCAGGGTGATGCAAGAACAAATGACAGGGGCAGCGATGGCCATGCCAGCAGATACTAACAAAGCATTTAAG ACGGAATGGGAAGCTTTAGAATTGACTGATCATCAGTGGGCCTTAGAGGATGTAGAAGAAGAGCTCATGGCAAAAGACCTCCATTTTGAAGGCATGTTTAAGGAAGAACTACAGACCTCCATCTTCTGA
- the EMC3 gene encoding ER membrane protein complex subunit 3 isoform X1, whose product MSEPELLLDSNIRLWVVLPIVFITFFVGMIRHYVSILLQSDKRLTQEQVSDSQVLIRSRVLRENGKYIPKQSFLTRKYYFNNPEDGFFKKTKRKVVPPSPMTDPTMLTDMMKGNVTNVLPMILIGGWINMTFSGFVTTKVPFPLTLRFKPMLQQGIELLTLDASWVSSASWYFLNVFGLRSIYTLILGQDNDQSRVMQEQMTGAAMAMPADTNKAFKTEWEALELTDHQWALEDVEEELMAKDLHFEGMFKEELQTSIF is encoded by the exons ATGAGCGAGCCCGAGCTGCTGCTGGATTCCAACATCCGGCTGTGGGTGGTGCTGCCCATCGTCTTCATCACCTTCTTCGTGGGCATGATCCGCCACTACGtctccatcctgctgcagaGCGACAAGCGCCTCACACAGGAGCAGGTGTCGGACAG CCAAGTCCTGATTCGGAGCAGGGTCCTGCGGGAGAATGGAAAATACATCCCGAAGCAG tctttcctGACCCGGAAATACTATTTTAATAACCCAGAAGATggattttttaagaaaacaaaaagaaaggtgGTGCCTCCTTCACCCATGACAG ATCCTACCATGTTGACAGACATGATGAAAGGGAATGTAACTAACGTTCTGCCTATGATCCTTATCGGCGGTTGGATCAACATGACATTCTCAGGGTTTGTCACAA CAAAGGTCCCATTTCCTCTGACACTGCGCTTCAAACCAATGCTGCAGCAAGGAATTGAACTGCTCACTTTAGATGCATCCTG GGTGAGCTCTGCTTCCTGGTACTTCTTGAATGTGTTTGGACTCAGAAGCATCTATACCCTCATTCTGGGTCAAGATAATG ATCAGTCCAGGGTGATGCAAGAACAAATGACAGGGGCAGCGATGGCCATGCCAGCAGATACTAACAAAGCATTTAAG ACGGAATGGGAAGCTTTAGAATTGACTGATCATCAGTGGGCCTTAGAGGATGTAGAAGAAGAGCTCATGGCAAAAGACCTCCATTTTGAAGGCATGTTTAAGGAAGAACTACAGACCTCCATCTTCTGA